Proteins from a single region of Trichoderma asperellum chromosome 3, complete sequence:
- the SSU72 gene encoding RNA polymerase II subunit A C-terminal domain phosphatase (BUSCO:EOG092D3WPA), with the protein METANGTTTEQNGSTQNENGEYKLKFCTVCASNNNRSMEAHLRLSQANYPVISFGTGSLVRLPGPTITQPNVYQFNKTSYDSMYKELEAKDPRLYRNNGILNMLGRNRGVKWGPERWQDWPVGVPRLQHSSDKGSEGVEGGVVDVVFTCEERCWDAVIDDLLNRGSPLNRPVHVINVDIKDNHEEAAIGGQGILDLANSLNAAAEEERGAIGSAAFDSGSASARASFDERVPEIIAAWQERWPNLPSTWTLAWF; encoded by the exons ATGGAGACTGCGAATGGTACGACAACAGAGCAGAATGGCTCGACACAAAATGAGAATGGAGAGTACAAGCTCAAATTCTGCACTGTCTGCGcaagcaacaacaacag ATCCATGGAAGCTCATCTCCGACTCTCGCAAGCCAATTACCCTGTAATCTCCTTTGGTACCGGCTCTCTCGTCCGGCTACCGGGTCCGACAATCACCCAGCCAAACGTGTATCAGTTCAACAAGACATCATACGATAGCATGTACAAAGAATTAGAGGCAAAAGACCCTAGACTGTATCGGAACAATGGCATTCTGAACATGCTAGGAAGAAATAGAGGCGTCAAATGGGGCCCCGAACGTTGGCAGGACTGGCCCGTTGGAGTCCCAAGGCTGCAGCACTCCAGTGACAAGGGCAGCGAGGGCGTTGAAGGCGGAGTCGTGGACGTAGTTTTCACCTGTGAAGAGCGATGCTGGGACGCCGTCATTGACGACCTCCTAAACCGTGGCTCTCCGTTGAATCGCCCGGTGCATGTGATTAACGTTGACATTAAAGATAACCACGAGGAAGCCGCCATTGGCGGGCAGGGCATTCTCGATCTTGCCAACTCTCTCAAtgccgctgctgaagaggagcgAGGCGCGATAGGCTCGGCCGCTTTTGACAGCGGAAGTGCGTCTGCTCGAGCGAGTTTTGACGAGCGAGTTCCAGAGATTATTGCCGCCTGGCAAGAACGCTGGCCTAATCTACCATCGACCTGGACTCTGGCGTGGTTTTAA
- a CDS encoding uncharacterized protein (EggNog:ENOG41) — MCLQYITKCRYCGYWKHYSWDRCRDNRILLEKGCAIGQPSQHPSECEMFPEDNRQRLRRQMTPYECPVEGCKSTAIAKKLFEERAKAEAKRAAALAKARAEWEAKDKARKAEFAAKYFKKLPVVRFSERRQSFLNLPASDSSQSANDPSSRSDRLQWRDEYVTAEDSTGNEVATSMHSQVFEDSDDDFISESSEEEDTTPITKYIGAIDIKGSVEGRRRGKAFEFHDDGMPIRTVTP; from the exons ATGTGTCTGCAGTACATCACCAAGTGCAGGTACTGCGGTTATTGGAAACACTACAGCTGGGATCGCTGCCGCGACAATAGAATCCTCCTTGAGAAGGGCTGTGCCATAGGCCAGCCATCACAGCACCCTTCTGAATGCGAAATGTTTCCCGAAGACAACCGACAGCGGCTCAGACGCCAGATGACTCCCTACGAGTGCCCTGTTGAGGGTTGCAAGAGCACTGCGATTGCTAAGAAACTCTTCGAAGAGCGTGCCAAAGCTGAAGCTAAGAGAGCAGCTGCACTGGCAAAGGCTCGCGCGGAATGGGAAGCAAAGGATAAAGCCCGGAAAGCGGAGTTTGCAGCCAAATACTTCAAGAAGCTGCCTGTGGTGAGATTCAGCGAGAGACGCCAGTCTTTCTTGAATCTCCCTGCTTCAGATTCTTCGCAGAGTGCC AATGATCCTTCGTCTAGATCCGACCGCTTGCAATGGCGAGATGAATATGTTACCGCAGAAGACTCAACAGGTAATGAGGTTGCGACGTCCATGCATAGCCAAGTATTTGAGGACAGCGACGACGACTTTATATCGGAATcgtcagaagaagaagacaccACCCCTATTACCAAATATATTGGAGCAATTGATATCAAGGGCAGCGTTGAAGGTAGACGCAGGGGCAAAGCCTTTGAATTTCACGACGATGGAATGCCCATCCGTACGGTAACACCATAG
- a CDS encoding uncharacterized protein (TransMembrane:1 (n4-15c20/21o262-283i)~EggNog:ENOG41~SECRETED:SignalP(1-20)), translating into MHAIAVLGAAAAALCSPAAAKPTAAPYPELEALEALHRRAHLQPRADPTAPWVTVGDEGTPVKTITPKATTISGTPTLVDVAPHDITASVYTFTSWGVITTSTGQPPNPTATSKNNDGVFSRCYNKDGKDAPFCTPYTNSSLLTGNTYYITWDPDYYNKTSFKTNTTYEITVRLDYLNRTSNEWVKLESFDDNRVPASWGFWPLKVKKDYLMGEKTNNITITLLSAPQGSNDKNSSIALPVVFQKPALPQNSKTELPTGHTLSIALPLAFGCFVFIVVGLFMWNRKSRRIELGNIMSRSRHGYNGRKARRNIFHSRKDVGSVQLHNADDHLADGDYHDAPIPARRDSEALGSLAGTPIHETFDQQGTSGGHRNAFRDEMARQNQERRGGY; encoded by the exons ATGCATGCCATCGCAgttcttggagctgctgcggccgctCTCTGCAGCCCAGCCGCGGCCAAGCCCACCGCTGCTCCCTACCCCGAATTGGAGGCTCTCGAAGCTCTACACCGTCGCGCGCATCTGCAGCCTCGAGCTGACCCAACTGCTCCTTGGGTTACCGTTGGCGATGAGGGCACTCCCGTCAAGACCATCACGCCGAAAGCAACCACCATCAGCGGGACCCCCACGCTTGTTGACGTTGCGCCTCACGATATCACAGCCTCGGTGTACACGTTCACGAGCTGGGGAGTCATCACAACCAGCACCGGCCAACCTCCCAACCCGACCGCTACGTCCAAGAACAATGACGGAGTCTTTTCGCGCTGTTACAACAAAGACGGCAAGGACGCTCCCTTCTGCACGCCCTATACGAACAGCTCACTTTTGACGGGCAACACTTATTATA TTACCTGGGATCCCGACTACTATAACAAGACGAGCTTCAAGACCAACACGACTTATGAGATCACCGTTCGTCTGGACTACCTCAACAGGACAAGCAATGAGTGGGTTAAGCTTGAGAGCTTCGACGACAACCGCGTGCCGGCCTCTTGGGGCTTCTGGCCCCTCAAGGTCAAGAAGGATTATCTCATGGGCGAGAAGACCAACAACATCACCATCACTCTTCTGAGCGCCCCCCAGGGCAGCAACGACAAGAACAGCTCCATTGCCCTCCCTGTGGTTTTCCAAAAGCCCGCCCTTCCCCAGAACTCAAAGACAGAACTTCCCACGGGTCATACGCTCTCCATCGCTCTGCCTCTCGCTTTCGGCTGCTTCGTTTTCATCGTCGTCGGGCTCTTCATGTGGAACCGCAAGAGCCGCCGCATCGAACTCGGCAACATCATGAGCCGCTCTCGCCATGGCTATAACGGCCGCAAGGCCCGCCGAAATATATTCCACTCTAGGAAGGATGTTGGTAGCGTTCAGCTGCACAATGCGGACGACCACTTGGCGGACGGAGATTATCACGATGCACCCATCCCTGCTCGACGCGATAGCGAGGCCCTGGGAAGCTTGGCCGGCACTCCCATCCATGAGACGTTTGATCAGCAGGGCACTTCTGGCGGTCACAGGAATGCGTTCCGAGACGAGATGGCTCGACAGAACCAGGAGAGGCGTGGAGGATactaa
- a CDS encoding uncharacterized protein (EggNog:ENOG41), with protein sequence MSINDPATGDAGPTTTSTTMAIEAPGIQAQARGPALKLPPLVLDNAMPNPSAVIAGRSMHQIQLEMEYDAEESDNDADQGPSIQGWPGGLERHASDHPSETEDLAMREMHALCVFDDVSVPPSVRPWSYLIEALSALPTVRRWGRWRWRGEPAFGEVRVAEAIMMYERGVEQRTSNRRCGRCRAGQGISPQCVVAPEGIGQAPGVTGPCSNCLYDGVEHGCNVSGRMTPVSGSRDRSGESMRDPDKVVDHMAVLELIAQLKRPSGTRRDHSLPERARRIEAAALQIAQAARDWREKMGVQS encoded by the coding sequence ATGAGCATCAACGATCCGGCCACAGGTGACGCAGGGCCgacaacaacatcaacaacaatGGCGATAGAGGCTCCTGGTATCCAGGCCCAGGCCCGCGGGCCTGCATTGAAATTACCGCCACTTGTCCTCGACAATGCAATGCCAAACCCTTCAGCTGTCATTGCTGGTCGTTCCATGCACCAGATTCAGCTAGAGATGGAATATGACGCCGAAGAGAGCGACAATGATGCCGATCAGGGCCCCTCAATACAAGGGTGGCCTGGTGGCCTAGAGCGGCACGCCAGCGACCACCCAAGCGAAACAGAAGATCTAGCTATGAGAGAAATGCATGCCCTATGCGTCTTTGACGACGTGTCAGTACCACCATCCGTACGACCCTGGTCGTATCTTATTGAGGCTCTGAGCGCACTTCCTACTGTGCGCAGATGGgggagatggcgatggcggggaGAGCCTGCCTTTGGCGAAGTTCGAGTGGCAGAGGCAATCATGATGTATGAGAGGGGGGTTGAGCAACGCACCAGCAATCGGCGCTGTGGCCGTTGTCGTGCGGGACAAGGCATCTCTCCGCAATGCGTTGTAGCCCCAGAAGGAATCGGCCAGGCGCCTGGCGTGACGGGACCATGTAGCAATTGTCTTTATGATGGAGTCGAGCACGGTTGCAATGTATCTGGGAGGATGACTCCGGTGTCAGGGAGCAGAGATCGAAGCGGCGAGAGCATGAGAGACCCAGACAAGGTTGTGGACCACATGGCTGTGCTAGAGTTGATTGCCCAGCTCAAGAGGCCCTCTGGAACGCGTAGAGACCACAGTCTTCCGGAGCGAGCGCGGCGGATCGAGGCTGCGGCTTTGCAGATTGCCCAAGCGGCACGAGATTGGCGGGAGAAGATGGGAGTTCAAAGCTGA